From uncultured Desulfobacter sp.:
AAATGAAAATGCTGACACAAAAGACCTATGTAGATTTATTAAAGGCCCTGACTTTCCCACACACGCTGAAATCATAACCCCTGCAGCAGAAATTGGTGACATCTATGAAAAAGGCAAGGGGCGTGTAAAAATGAGGGCCCGGTATATCATAGAGGACGGGGAACTGGTATTTATAGCCCTCCCCTATCATGCGTCCACTGAAAAAATATACGAGCAGATTGCAGCCCAGATCAGTGCAAAAAAACTGCCCATGGTGTCGGATCTGCGGGATGAATCCGACCACGAGGATCCCACACGGTTGGTGGTGATGCCACGGTCAAGCCGCGTGGATCTTAACGCCCTGGCAAACCATCTTTTTGCCACCACGGATCTTGAAAAATCCTTTTCAATCAACATGAACATGATCGGCCTTGACGGCCGACCCGGGGTAAAAAATCTAAAAAAAATCCTGAACGAATGGCTTGAGTTTAGAAAAGCAACTATTGAGAAAAAATTTCGGTTTCGCCTGGAAAAAATTGTAAGTCGGCTGCATATCCTGGAAGGCTTTAAAACCGTTTATCTGAACCTTGATCAGGTGATCGAAATTATACGCAGGGCAGATGATCCGGCCAAAGAACTCATGGATACCTTTAATCTGTCCGAAATCCAGGTTAAGGCAATTCTGGAAATCCGGTTGCGCCAGCTTGCCGGAATGGAAGAAATCAAAATCACAGAAGAAATGGCCGCGCTTTCCAAGGAAAAAGCCCACCTTGATAAGCTTCTGAATTCGCCTAAAGCATTTAAGGCATTCATGATCAAAGAAATTGAAGACGATGCCAAAAGCTTTGGAGACAAGCGCAGATCCCCCATCAAAACACGCAAGGATGCCGAAGCTTTTTCGGTTACGGATATTATCGAGGTGGAACCTGTCACCATTATCCTGTCCGCCAACGGTTGGATACGCACAGCAAAGGGCCATGATATAGATCCGGCCAATGTAAAATTTAGAACCGGGGATCATCTGCTGTGCCATCTGCGCATCCAATCCGACAAACCGATTGTGCTCATCGATACCTCGGGCCGGGCATATACCTTGTTTTCCCATGCCCTTCCCTCGGCCAGGGGGAACGGGGAGCCCGTCACAGGGCATCTCACCCTTGCCCCGGATACAACCATCTGCTACATGATTGCCGCCGAAGATGAAGACCTTTTTCTCAACTGTGCTGACAATGGGTATGGATATATCATCAAGTTCAGTGATTTTTTAACCAATTTTAAAAACGGAAAGGCAGTGATCACTTTATCCCAAAATGATCTGCCCATGGCACCACTTCCCATACCGGATGTCAATTCCGACAACATTGCCGCAATCACCACCAGCGGCAGGATGCTGATTTTTCCAGTTAGCCAGCTGCCGCGCCTGAAAAAAGGCAAAGGTAATAAAATAATTCATATTCCGGCTTCCGGCAAAAGCCAAAATCACCCCGAAAAGCTTAAGTTTCTAAAAATATTGCCTTTAAATTCAAAGCTTGTTATATATTCCGGCAAGCATTTCTTGCGGCTGACACCAGGCAACCAGCAGAACTACACAAGCACAAGGGGGCGACGGGGAAAACTGCTTCCCCGTGGATACAGAAAAGTTGATAACCTTGAAATTATCCCCACCCAGCCGGCAACAGATGATACGGATTAATGAAATCATTTTTAAATAAACATTTTATACTTCTAACCCTCATTATTGTAACCTTAGGGGGGGTACGATTTTGCGTGCTGATGCACCATCAGGAAACCGACAGTACCCTGAACACCGTTGAAAAAATATCCAAAAACGATAAGCTGCGCCTGATTACCAACCAGGCCGTTAACACCTATTATCTGTACAACAACAAACCCACGGGGTTTGAGTATGATCTGGCCCGGGAATTTGCCGACTTCATGAATGTGGAACTTGATATCATAACACCCGGCTGGAACAACATGTTCGCGTATCTCAAGCAGGGCAAAGGTGATTTTATTGCCGCAGGGCTTTCCATTACTGCTCCGCGCCTGGAATATGCGGATTTTTCCATTCCCTACATGACCATACAGCAGCGTATTATTCATCACAACCTCATCTTTAGTCCCAAAGACATCAAAGATATGGAATTTGAAATTTTTCATGTCAGGCGGGGGACCTCCTATCATCAGAGGTTGGCAGAGATAAAGGCTTCGGGTGTGGATCTGGAGTATATACTGCATAATAACATCCCAACCGAAGAACTCATCGGCATGGTGCATGACAGGGAAATCAAATTCACCATTGCCGATTCCAATATCGCCCTTCTAAACCGGCGTTTTTTCCCGGATATACGCATAGGCATTCCTGTTCAGGAACGTGAATCCCTGGCCTGGGCCGTTCGAAAAAACGACAGTGAGATGCTCAAGCAGGTCAATAAATTTTTTCTTTATGCCACCACTACCGGCATCCTGAAACGCATAACGGCCAGATATTATAACAATATCGACAATTTTGACGCCTATGAGCTGAAAAAATTCCATGAGCGCATAGAGACCCGGTTGCCCAAATACAAAAACATCATCAAGGAAGAATCTGCCAAGCATGGATTTGACTGGCGCCTGATAGCAGCCATTGTGTACCAGGAATCCCACTTTGATCCGGATGCAAAAAGTTTTACCAATGTTCGTGGGCTGATGCAGGTCACTAGAAAAACCGCAAAGGAAATGGGCATTAAAAACCGCCTGGATCCTCAACAAAACATCCGGGCAGGGATAAAATATTTAGCTTTAATGTATAAGCGCTTTGAGTATATCAAAGATAAATCCCAGAGATTGCTGTTTGCATTGGCAAGTTATAATATCGGATACGGGCACGTCAAAGACGCCATGAGTCTGGCAAAGGAGAACGGGTACGACCATATTACCTGGAAAGGACTGAAGGCGACACTTCCTCTGTTGGCCAAGGCAAAATATTATAACCAGACAAAATACGGATATGCCCGGGGCTGGGAACCGGTTCATTATGTGGAGCGTATCCAGACATATTTCGATATTCTAAAACATAAAAAAGCTGCCATGGCCGGATAATTAAAAGTTTTGGCCGGCTTTAAGACATATAAATCTGCAGTGCGTTAAAAATATTTCATTTAAGTGCATTGCAGAAACATACCAAATTTAAACGATTATAACGAAAATGAGACCATGAATGACAAGAAAAATTCTAATTAATGCAGTAGATCCTGAAGAAAACCGTATCGCCATGGTTTTTGACAACAAACTGGATCAATTCCACATTGAAACAACTGCAAAAGCGGCGATTAAAGGTAATATATATAAAGGTATTGTCACCCGGGTGGAACCCAGTCTGCAGGCCGTGTTCGTGGATTACGGCGCTGAAAAAAACGGATTTTTGCAAAAAAACGAAATACACCCCGATTATTTCCAGGAGATAGAAAAGAATAACAGATCCCTGTTTAACTTAATCAAGAAAGGCCAGGAGATGATTGTCCAGGTCACCAAAGACCCGATTAATCTCAAAGGGGCCATGCTCACTACCTATATATCCCTTCCCGGGCGTTTTGGCGTACTTATGCCGGGCAACAACACCAGGGGGGTTTCCCGCAAAATTGTTGAGGAAGATGAACGAAAGCGGCTGGTTGGAATTCTCAAGGGCATGACAATTGCCGAAGGATTCGGAATGATAGTCAGAACTGCAGGCAAAGGTGCCACCAAAACGCTGTTGACATCAGACCTGCGGTATTTGATGCGCGTATGGAAAAACATCGATAAACTTGCCATGGAAAACCAGGCCCCCTGTCTTCTTTATAAGGAACAAAGCCTGGCCGTGCGTTCTTTAAGGGACTATTTTACAACAGATATCAAAGAGATCCTCATTGATAATCCAGATACCTACAAAGAAGTTCTGGACTTCATCGGGATGATTGCGCCCAAACAGAAAAAAATTGTCCGGCTGTTCAAAAGTGAAAAGCCCATTTTTACAAAATACCAACTTGAGGAGCAGATATCGTCCATTTACAAAAGGGAGGTGGCTCTTAAATCCGGCGGTTTTCTGGTGATAGAACAGACTGAAGCCCTGGTTTCCATTGATGTCAACTCCGGGAAGTCCACAAAAAAAAACAGCATTGAGGAGACAGCCTATCACACCAACCTTGAAGCGGCTGAAGAAGTGGCACGGCAGTTGAGACTGCGCGATATGGGCGGGCTTATCGTGGTGGATTTTATTGACATGAAGGAACGCCGCCACAAGGCAGAGATTACCAAGACCATGAAAAAACATTTAAAATCGGATAAGGCCAGAACCAAGGTGGGAGGGATTACCGCCTTCGGACTTCTTGAAATGTCCAGGCAAAGGATCCGTCACTCCATCACTTACGGGGCCTATGAAACCTGCAGACACTGCAATGGCCGGGGCATGACGCCGTCTGTTGAAATTCAGGCACTTGCACTACTTAGAAAATTAGCGCTCAAAACCCTGAAAGCGGAACCTGATCAAAAAGTTATCTGCAGGGTACCCGAAGACGTCGCATTTTACATGCTTAACACCAAAAGAGAAGAACTTCTTGAGCTTGAAACAAAACGCCAGGTAGTCATAAATATTGAAATAGATCGCACAATGATTTCCGGCCAGAACAGCGTTAATTAGTGTTCAAATACGGGTTAGCGTTCCAACACGAAAAAAGGCTGACATTGACAATATCTATTTTTTTATTGTATCTGAAACAACCCTAGATGAGATTAGAAAGGAGAGGCTTTGCGTACTAACAGGCAAAAACGACACCCAATGATGCCTATCATCGCCCTTGCCATAGTTATTGCGGCAGTCCTTGTAATGATCTGGATTGTCATGGACAGGTTGCCCGGAGACAATAGGCGAACTGAAAAGCAACAGACTGAAATAACACAGGATAAGTCCGGGGGCAAAAAAACAGATTCTTTGGCGGGCGCTGTGGTGAAACAGATAAGCAAACCCCCAGTCATTGACTATAACGAGTTGGCAAAAGAAGGCATTATCAAGGATCTGATGGAGTCCCGTAAGAAGGATCTGGGTGTCAACAACAGTGTGGATATGGTTGTCAAATCCAATGAGTCCTTTACCGTGGGCGGAAATACAGTTTCCATGGAAAAGGTGCTTGAACAGGCTTTTGCCGGCAAGGGTAAGGTACTTGAAAAGGAACTCGACGAATCCGGTGCGCAAAAATCTGTGGGGTTAATCAGCTACGGGGTTTATGTGGTCCAGCCGGGGGATAATATTTGGAACATTCACTTCAGGATGCTTAAAGATTTTTATATCCGCAAAGGGATTCGATTAGGCGAAACCGCTGATGAACCTAAAAGTTCAGGCATGAGTTCTGGTGTCGGCAAAATTTTAAAATTCTCGGAAACCATGGTGATTATTTATAATCTAAAAGAAAAAAAGGTAACCGCGGATATAAATATCATAGATCCTTTAAGCAAGGTGGTTATCTACAACATGGATGAGATATTTGCCCTGCTTGAACAGATTGATTTTGAGCATGTGGACAAGCTCCGGTTTGATGGAAGTAATATCTGGATACCGGTACATTAAATTAGCTCATAGCTATGAGCTGTTATAGTATTAAATCAAATGGACACTAACGTTTTAAAAATTTACCCTATTGAAGGAGGAACATGTTGATTAGCAATGCATACGCCATGGGCGCAGGTGGTGGACAGACCGGACAAGGCGGTGGAATCGCTGGTTTTTTACCCATTATTATTCTGTTTGCCATTTTTTATTTCCTGCTCATCAGACCCCAGCAGAAAAAAGCAAAAGAGCATAAGCAAATGATCGAAAATCTAAAAAAGGGCAACCGGGTTGTAACGTCCGGTGGTATTTTTGGCACCATTGTTTCCTTAGACGACACCACCATCGGTCTTGAGATTGCCGAAAAAGTTAAAATAAAAGTTGCCAGGTCAAACATTGCCGGCCTGATTTCAGATAATGAATCCCAGACCAAATCCTAATAAAAAAATTAACCAAATCCTTCAGGAGTGATGAGATTGAAATTTTTTACCTTAAAGCGCGTATTGATTCTGGGGATCATTGTTGCTGCCGTTGTATGCCTGCTTCCCACGTTCACCAATACCTGGCCTCATAAAAAAATTAACCTTGGCCTTGACCTGCAGGGCGGCATGCACCTGGTCCTTGAGGTGCAAAGCGAAGAAGCGGTTAACGCTGAGATTGACCGTACCATCAGCCAGCTTAAACTGGATCTGAAAAATAAAAAAATACAGCATATGGGCATTAACAAGGCCTCAGAGCACAAATCTGACCATAAAATTATTGCCAGAATCTCAGGGGCGGACAACAAATCAAGTGTGGAAAAACTGCTGTCAGAGGAATATGCAAGTCTTGAGATTCCTTCGGTAAAAAATATCGACGGAGGTCTTTCCTTTACCCTGCGCCTGCCTGACAAGGAATCGGATTCCATCAAGAAAATGGCTACGGAACAGGCTCTGGAAACCATTCGAAATCGTATAGATGAATTCGGCGTCAGTGAACCGGATATCAGAATCCAGAGTGGCAACAGAATTCTTCTGCAGCTGCCAGGTATTAGTGATCCCGAACGTGCTAAAGGCCTGATTGGAAAAACCGCCCAGCTTACATTCCAGATAGTGGATGAACAGGGCGATGTTAATGCCGCTATGCTTGGCAAGCCCCCTGTTGGGGATGAAATTCTTTACCAGGTGAAAAAAAATGCCACCACAGGCAGTCAGACCAGAACGCCATTTCTGATCAAAAAGCATGTGGAGCTTGACGGCAGCCAGTTAACCAATGCCCGGGTGGAGTTTGACCAGTTTCAGCAACCCCAGGTGGGCATTGAATTCAGTCGTAAAGGCGCCAAAATTTTTGAACGGATCACCGGTGCCAATATTAACAAACGGCTGGCCATTGTACTGGATAAAAACGTATACTCCGCACCCAATATCAAAGACCGTATTTCCGGGGGCAAAGCCGTGATCACAGGACATTTTACCCTTGAAGAGGCCACTGATCTTGCCATTGCGCTACGAGCCGGTTCTTTGCCTGCGCCAGTTAAAATCATTGAGGAACGAACCGTTGGCCCCACCCTGGGTGCAGACTCCGTGCGAACTGGCCTGATGTCCATGCTGGTGGGCGGTGCCCTGGTCATTCTTTTCATGATTATTTATTACAAGGGAGCAGGTCTGATCGCCGACATTGCCCTGATTGTAAATATCCTCCTGATCGGTGGTGGACTGGCATTTTTTGGTGCCACACTGACCTTGCCGGGTATTGCCGGTATCATCCTGACCATTGGAATGGCAGTGGATGCCAATGTTATTATCTTTGAACGGATCCGGGAGGAGCTTCGGACCGGTCGGTCACCCAAGGCTGCTGTGGATGCCGGGTATGACCGTGCCACGCTGACCATCATGGATGCCAATGTCACCACATTGATCGCAGCCATTATTCTGTTCCAGTTCGGTACAGGTCCCATCAAGGGATTTGCCATAACCCTGGGGCTTGGCATCGTGGCCAGCCTGTTCACAGCCCTGATCCTGTCCAAGAGCATCTACGATATGATTCTTGCAAACAAACAATCCGACGCATTGAGCATATAAAGGAACTTATCATCATGCAGTTTATCAAGCCTGGTACCAATATCGATTTTATGGGAATGCGCATATTCGGCTTTGCGTTTTCCCTGATCCTGATTCTGGCAGGTATTGTCTCCCTGATTATTCATAATGGCCCCAATTACGGAATAGATTTTGCGGGCGGCTCCCTGGTACAGGTAAAATTCCCCCAGAGCGTTAATGTTTCCGACATCCGTAAAGGATTGGACGAGATTGGCCTTAAAGATGTATCTGTCCAGGGATTTGGTGATCCGGAGGCCAATGAGTACCTGATCCGCACCTCCAGTGATGCCGACGCCTTGGGCAACCAGCTGTCTGACACCGTTTCAAAAGGGTTGACGAATGCAACGACCCTTGAGCCTGATATCCGGCGTGTGGAAATGGTCGGCCCCCAGGTGGGAGAAGACTTAAAGAAAAATGCGTTGCTGGCCATTTTCTATTCTCTACTCTTTATCACGATTTACATATCCGGTCGTTTTGAACAGAAATGGACTATTGCCGGAATCACGGCCGGCGCATTGATGGCGGCGGTCTACTTTTTATCTGTCTTCAACCTGTCCATGCCTTTTTTAATTGCAGCCGCTTTAATTGTCTCTCTGGTGCTGTTCTGGTATCTTCAGCTTCAGTACGCAATCGGCGCTATTGTGGCCTTGATCCACGATGTAACCATTACTGTTGGGATATTTTCCCTGCTCAACCTTGATTTTTCTTTGCAAATTATTGCAGCCCTTTTAACCATCATCGGGTATTCACTGAACGACACCATTATCGTGTTTGACCGAATCCGGGAAAATATCAAAGGGAATTCAGACCATTCCATGATATCTGACCTGTTTAACCGGAGTATCAATGAAACCCTGTCACGGACCATATTGACATCGCTGACCACATTGGTTGTACTGCTGGCTCTTTTCCTGCTCGGTGGAGAAATCATTCACAACTTTGCCTTTGCCATGATCATTGGTGTGGTGGTGGGAACCTATTCATCCGTTTTCATTGCATCCCCAATTGTTTTTATGGCCCATAGAAAAAATTAAGGATAACAACGCCTATGCCCGCATCAACAGGTTGTTACGGAATAGATAATTTTTCCAAGTTCAAGGCGAAAAATCAATTTGACCGCAGGCATACATGCAGTATTCTGAGGATCAAATTTATTGTCCCTACGAAGAAATTGGCAAAACTATCATTTTGTAACAGCCTGTCGAGACAACATATTTTAAGTATTGCGCTGTTTTTTCTTATTCTTTTTTTGACCGCTTCCTGTGGGTCTCTAAAAACATATGAACAGACTGACGGTCAGGCACAGGACACTAATGCGACTGTGCCTGACGCCACATCCATTCCCATAGATACATCACTTGACCAGGATATCCGTACCAGACATCTTGAAGAAAAAATCACCCGGCTCGAGAGCCGGATTGCGCTGCTTGAAAAAAAATCCTGTTCACAGACCAAATCATCACCGTACCCGTACCCCAAACAGGTGCCCCCAGAGTCTCCTGCCAAAATAGATAGGCCGGCATCGCCTGCAAAAACCGAAAATTTAGATCCGGTCAAGCTTTACAAAAAAGGTCGGACCCTGCTGCTTGAACGTAATATTCCCATGGCCCAGGCACTATTTACAGATTTTGTCAAAAAATTTCCCGATCATAACCTGGCGGATAACGCCCTTTACTGGCTTGGGGAATGTAGTTACACCACAGGCGATTATGAAAAGGCTGCAAAAATTTTTAAAACACTTGTCCAAACCTACCCCAAAGGTCAAAAAGTTCCGGATGCCCTGCTTAAAACAGGATATTCATATATGTCCATAGACGATGTGAACCAGGCCAATCACTACTTCAAGAAAGTTATCACCCGCTATCCCTTTTCTCCGGCAGCAGACAAGGCGCAACAGAAACTTTCCCAAAACCAATAATGATTTAAATGATGCACTGTTCGGACATATATCTGCCATGGTTTCTTTTAGCAGAATTGCCAGGTGTAAGCCCCCGTGCAATCAAAAATCTGATCCAACATTTTGAAACACCCGATGCCGTTTTAAAGGCATCTAAAACACAACTTTTGTCAGTGCCGGATATTTCCTCCAGGGTCATAAAAACCCTTCTTGGACACAAAAAGTTTGAAGCTGGTGCTCAAAAACGACTTGCCCAGGTCCAGGATTCCGGATACAGGATTGTGGTGTTAACTGAACCTGAATACCCTGCCCTGCTTAAAGAAATTCCCGATCCCCCTGCCTTTTTATTTTATGACGGTACATTAGATATTAATGCGCCCTGTATATCCATTGTGGGGTCACGAAATGCGACCCGGTACGGCATAGATACCGCCCGTTACCTTGCAGGACGCCTTACGGCATTTGGTTTTACCGTTGTGTCGGGCATGGCGTTAGGGATCGATACCGCTGCCCACAAAGGCGCACTTGAAGATGATACCGGGCAGACACTGGCTGTTCTTGGATCAGGCCTTGACTACATCTACCCCAGACACAATCGGCCATTGTACTGCCGGATTAGAAAGCAGGGCGCCGTCATCTCCGAATTTTTTCCGGACACCGCCCCGTTGCCTGGCAATTTCCCCCGGCGCAACAGAATTATTGCAGGTCTGTCCTGCGGCACGGTTGTGGTGGAAGCCGCCCAGAAAAGCGGGTCTTTGATAACCGCCCGATTAGCCGGGGAATACAACCGTGAGGTATTTGCTGTCCCGGGTAGCATAAAATCCTCCAAAAGCCGGGGTACCCACCATCTAATCAAACAAGGCGCACGCCTGATAGAAAATGAAATGGACATCATTGATGAACTGCCCCAGTTTGTCCATGCCACGAATAAAGCGCCTTCGGTTGAACTGACAAAAAACAAACCAACCATGGACAAAATCCAGACCATGGTATATAAACACCTCGATCTTTACCCCGAGCATATTGATCGTATCACCGCTTCAAGCGGTCTGACGAGCGCCCAGGTTTCTGCAGCCCTACTTGACTTGGAATTGTCAGGGCTTATTGTTCGTCATCCAGGCAATAAATTTTCAACCTTGGAGGAATAACATTGGCAAAGCCGCTTATTATTGTCGAATCGCCAACTAAAATTAAAACCCTGAAAAAATATATTGGAAAGGATTATAATGTGGCGGCCAGTGCCGGCCACATCCGCGATCTTCCTGTGAAAAATCTGGGGATTGATGTGGACGACAATTTTAAAGCCAAGTATGTCAATATAAAAGATAAATCCAAGATCATCTCCAATCTGAAAAAAACCGCCGGTGACACGGATGAAATATTCCTTGCTCCTGACCCGGACCGTGAAGGGGAGGCCATTGCCTTTCATATCATGGATATTCTGAAAAAAAAGGACCGCAAATTCCACCGGGTTCTTATCCATGAATTAACAAAAAAAGGGATTGCCGATGCCCTTTCCCATCCAACACAACCGGATGTGGACAAGTATGACGCCCAGCAGGCCAGAAGAAAGCTGGACCGACTTGTGGGCTACCAGATATCACCGCTTTTATGGCAAAAAGTTCAAAGAGGACTCAGTGCCGGCCGGGTTCAGTCCGTGGCCGTTAAAATCATTTGTGACAGAGAGCGGGAGATCCGGGCATTTGAGCCGGAAGAATACTGGACCATTACTGCGGATCTGGAGGCGGGAAATCCGCCTGTTTTCAATGCGGCGTTGACAAAAATATCTGGAAAAAAAGCCAAGGTCACCAATGGGGATCAGGCCCATGCCATTGTGGCAGATCTTGAAAAGGCCAGTTTCATTGTTAGTGAAATCAAAAACAAAACCATTAAGCGCAATCCGTTGCCGCCTTTTATCACAAGTAAACTCCAGCAGGATGC
This genomic window contains:
- the parC gene encoding DNA topoisomerase IV subunit A is translated as MPQTPSSRVEEFERLPFKEFTQNAYLNYSMYVILDRALPHIGDGLKPVQRRIIYSMSQLGLSSTAKFKKSARTVGDCLGKFHPHGDTACYEAMVLMAQPFSLRYPLVDGQGNWGDPNDPKSFAAMRYTESRLSRYAKILLDELEQGTVGWVPNFDGTLEEPSLMPARLPNILLNGTTGIAVGMATSIPPHNLREVAKALIFLIENENADTKDLCRFIKGPDFPTHAEIITPAAEIGDIYEKGKGRVKMRARYIIEDGELVFIALPYHASTEKIYEQIAAQISAKKLPMVSDLRDESDHEDPTRLVVMPRSSRVDLNALANHLFATTDLEKSFSINMNMIGLDGRPGVKNLKKILNEWLEFRKATIEKKFRFRLEKIVSRLHILEGFKTVYLNLDQVIEIIRRADDPAKELMDTFNLSEIQVKAILEIRLRQLAGMEEIKITEEMAALSKEKAHLDKLLNSPKAFKAFMIKEIEDDAKSFGDKRRSPIKTRKDAEAFSVTDIIEVEPVTIILSANGWIRTAKGHDIDPANVKFRTGDHLLCHLRIQSDKPIVLIDTSGRAYTLFSHALPSARGNGEPVTGHLTLAPDTTICYMIAAEDEDLFLNCADNGYGYIIKFSDFLTNFKNGKAVITLSQNDLPMAPLPIPDVNSDNIAAITTSGRMLIFPVSQLPRLKKGKGNKIIHIPASGKSQNHPEKLKFLKILPLNSKLVIYSGKHFLRLTPGNQQNYTSTRGRRGKLLPRGYRKVDNLEIIPTQPATDDTD
- the mltF gene encoding membrane-bound lytic murein transglycosylase MltF — protein: MKSFLNKHFILLTLIIVTLGGVRFCVLMHHQETDSTLNTVEKISKNDKLRLITNQAVNTYYLYNNKPTGFEYDLAREFADFMNVELDIITPGWNNMFAYLKQGKGDFIAAGLSITAPRLEYADFSIPYMTIQQRIIHHNLIFSPKDIKDMEFEIFHVRRGTSYHQRLAEIKASGVDLEYILHNNIPTEELIGMVHDREIKFTIADSNIALLNRRFFPDIRIGIPVQERESLAWAVRKNDSEMLKQVNKFFLYATTTGILKRITARYYNNIDNFDAYELKKFHERIETRLPKYKNIIKEESAKHGFDWRLIAAIVYQESHFDPDAKSFTNVRGLMQVTRKTAKEMGIKNRLDPQQNIRAGIKYLALMYKRFEYIKDKSQRLLFALASYNIGYGHVKDAMSLAKENGYDHITWKGLKATLPLLAKAKYYNQTKYGYARGWEPVHYVERIQTYFDILKHKKAAMAG
- a CDS encoding Rne/Rng family ribonuclease; translated protein: MTRKILINAVDPEENRIAMVFDNKLDQFHIETTAKAAIKGNIYKGIVTRVEPSLQAVFVDYGAEKNGFLQKNEIHPDYFQEIEKNNRSLFNLIKKGQEMIVQVTKDPINLKGAMLTTYISLPGRFGVLMPGNNTRGVSRKIVEEDERKRLVGILKGMTIAEGFGMIVRTAGKGATKTLLTSDLRYLMRVWKNIDKLAMENQAPCLLYKEQSLAVRSLRDYFTTDIKEILIDNPDTYKEVLDFIGMIAPKQKKIVRLFKSEKPIFTKYQLEEQISSIYKREVALKSGGFLVIEQTEALVSIDVNSGKSTKKNSIEETAYHTNLEAAEEVARQLRLRDMGGLIVVDFIDMKERRHKAEITKTMKKHLKSDKARTKVGGITAFGLLEMSRQRIRHSITYGAYETCRHCNGRGMTPSVEIQALALLRKLALKTLKAEPDQKVICRVPEDVAFYMLNTKREELLELETKRQVVINIEIDRTMISGQNSVN
- the yajC gene encoding preprotein translocase subunit YajC; this translates as MLISNAYAMGAGGGQTGQGGGIAGFLPIIILFAIFYFLLIRPQQKKAKEHKQMIENLKKGNRVVTSGGIFGTIVSLDDTTIGLEIAEKVKIKVARSNIAGLISDNESQTKS
- the secD gene encoding protein translocase subunit SecD; translation: MKFFTLKRVLILGIIVAAVVCLLPTFTNTWPHKKINLGLDLQGGMHLVLEVQSEEAVNAEIDRTISQLKLDLKNKKIQHMGINKASEHKSDHKIIARISGADNKSSVEKLLSEEYASLEIPSVKNIDGGLSFTLRLPDKESDSIKKMATEQALETIRNRIDEFGVSEPDIRIQSGNRILLQLPGISDPERAKGLIGKTAQLTFQIVDEQGDVNAAMLGKPPVGDEILYQVKKNATTGSQTRTPFLIKKHVELDGSQLTNARVEFDQFQQPQVGIEFSRKGAKIFERITGANINKRLAIVLDKNVYSAPNIKDRISGGKAVITGHFTLEEATDLAIALRAGSLPAPVKIIEERTVGPTLGADSVRTGLMSMLVGGALVILFMIIYYKGAGLIADIALIVNILLIGGGLAFFGATLTLPGIAGIILTIGMAVDANVIIFERIREELRTGRSPKAAVDAGYDRATLTIMDANVTTLIAAIILFQFGTGPIKGFAITLGLGIVASLFTALILSKSIYDMILANKQSDALSI
- the secF gene encoding protein translocase subunit SecF, with the protein product MQFIKPGTNIDFMGMRIFGFAFSLILILAGIVSLIIHNGPNYGIDFAGGSLVQVKFPQSVNVSDIRKGLDEIGLKDVSVQGFGDPEANEYLIRTSSDADALGNQLSDTVSKGLTNATTLEPDIRRVEMVGPQVGEDLKKNALLAIFYSLLFITIYISGRFEQKWTIAGITAGALMAAVYFLSVFNLSMPFLIAAALIVSLVLFWYLQLQYAIGAIVALIHDVTITVGIFSLLNLDFSLQIIAALLTIIGYSLNDTIIVFDRIRENIKGNSDHSMISDLFNRSINETLSRTILTSLTTLVVLLALFLLGGEIIHNFAFAMIIGVVVGTYSSVFIASPIVFMAHRKN
- the ybgF gene encoding tol-pal system protein YbgF; amino-acid sequence: MPASTGCYGIDNFSKFKAKNQFDRRHTCSILRIKFIVPTKKLAKLSFCNSLSRQHILSIALFFLILFLTASCGSLKTYEQTDGQAQDTNATVPDATSIPIDTSLDQDIRTRHLEEKITRLESRIALLEKKSCSQTKSSPYPYPKQVPPESPAKIDRPASPAKTENLDPVKLYKKGRTLLLERNIPMAQALFTDFVKKFPDHNLADNALYWLGECSYTTGDYEKAAKIFKTLVQTYPKGQKVPDALLKTGYSYMSIDDVNQANHYFKKVITRYPFSPAADKAQQKLSQNQ
- the dprA gene encoding DNA-processing protein DprA, which codes for MMHCSDIYLPWFLLAELPGVSPRAIKNLIQHFETPDAVLKASKTQLLSVPDISSRVIKTLLGHKKFEAGAQKRLAQVQDSGYRIVVLTEPEYPALLKEIPDPPAFLFYDGTLDINAPCISIVGSRNATRYGIDTARYLAGRLTAFGFTVVSGMALGIDTAAHKGALEDDTGQTLAVLGSGLDYIYPRHNRPLYCRIRKQGAVISEFFPDTAPLPGNFPRRNRIIAGLSCGTVVVEAAQKSGSLITARLAGEYNREVFAVPGSIKSSKSRGTHHLIKQGARLIENEMDIIDELPQFVHATNKAPSVELTKNKPTMDKIQTMVYKHLDLYPEHIDRITASSGLTSAQVSAALLDLELSGLIVRHPGNKFSTLEE